The following nucleotide sequence is from Bacteroidales bacterium.
ACGAAAAAGCTCAGTCTGGTGTCAATGTAAACTATAATCTTGGTATTCTTAAGATTCGTGAAGGTGATTACAACGCAGCAATGAATTTATTCGGTACCACTACATGTCGTTACAATATCGGGCTTGTACAAACATTACTTGGAAAATACAGTGAGGCTACTAACACGTTCAATTGTGTTAAACCTCAGACTGCTGAAGTATATTACTTACTTGCCGTAGTTGGTGCTCGTACAAACAATACTACAATGCTTTATGATAACCTTAAGAAGGCCATTGAGAAAAATCCTGCTTTGAAAGCTGAAGCAAAAGAAGACAGAGAATTCATCAAATACTTCAATACAACAGATTTTCAGAACATTGTAAAATAATTTTCATGATAAGTTTCGTAAGGGGCGAAAGCCCCTTTTTTTTTATATAAAACCTCCAACACATGATTATCATAGGCATCACAGGAACATTGGGGTCTGGCAAAGGGACGATTGTAGATTATTTAATCCGCGAGAAAAATTTTAAGCATTTTTCTGTACGAAAATTTTTAACTCAAGAAATTCAAAAGAGGGGTCTTCCTCTCAACCGAGATAGTATGGTGATAGTCGCTAACAAGCTTCGTCAAACCCACCATCCCGCTTATATCATTGAACAGCTCTTTAATATGGCTGTCAAGAATAACCAAAATGCTGTTATAGAAAGCATTCGGACTCCTGCAGAGATTGATTTTCTCAAAAGCAAAGGGGGTTTTTTTCTACTTGCCATTGATGCCGACCCTAAAATCAGGTATCAACGCATCTTGCAACGTGGTAGTGAAACCGATCAAGTTGATTTTAAAACTTTCATTGAAAATGAAAATCGTGAAATAGAAAACGTTGAACCTTTTCAGCAAAACATCCTTAAATGCATGGAAGCAGCCGACTTTTTCCTGGACAACAATGGGACTTTTCAACAACTCTACGATCAAATTGAATATGTTTTAGAGGAAATCGAAAAAAGAATGAAGGCTCAAAAAACTGGTATTCCCTATCAGCGCCCGAGTTGGGATGAATACTTTATGGAAATAGCCAATACTGTTGCTAAGCGTGCTACCTGTGATAGAGGACGCAGCGGCTGTGTTGTAGTTAAAGACAAAAGAATTCTTGTGACAGGTTACGTGGGTTCACCAGTCGGCTTACCTCACTGTGACGAAGTAGGACATTTATTTAAAAAAATGATTCATGAAGATGGTCATATCTCTACTCATTGCGTTCGTACGGTTCATGCTGAGCAAAATGCTATAACTCAGGCTGCTCGATTCGGAATACCATTGGAAGGTTCCACGATGTATGTTAAAATGACACCGTGTCGCACTTGCGCCATGCTTATCATCAATAGTGGAATCAAAAGGGTTGTATGTGAATATCGTTACCACGATAGCAAAGATACCGAAACAATGTTTAAACAAGCTGGAATTGAATTGTTCTATTTTAACGATGAAATATTAAGATACGAAAACCAATAACATCATGGTAAAAGTTGATGGTTTTTGTCATTTTTAACTCAAACTGAAGTGAAAAAAAATTATTTTTGTTCAAAGAATTAAACATATGAATGAGAAAACGCCCACATTGATTCAAGACATTGTGGTGAAATTTGTTGGGGACAGTGGTGATGGAATGCAATTGCTTGGTACTATATTTTCTGAAGCTATTAGTTTAGCTGGAGAAGATTTGGCAACCTTTCCAGATTTTCCTGCTGAAGTTCGTGCTCCACGAAACACCATAGCTGGCGTCTCCGGTTATCAAATTCATTTTGGTCAGAGAAAAATATTTTCTCCCGGTGATCAAGTTGACATTCTTGTTTGTTTTAACCCTGCTTCGCTCAAAGCTAATTTAAAAGTTGCAAAACCTGGTGCTACTATCATTGTTGATGAAACAACCTTTGTTGAGGAACTTCTTGAAAAAGTTGGATATACATCTAATCCCCTATACGATGGTTCCTTAAACAATTACCATGTTTTACACTATCCCATTTCAGGAATGGCTATACAAATTGCCATTGAAAAAGGTTACGATAAAAAAACTGGTGAAAGATCCAAAAACATTTTTGTGCTTGGCATGATTGCCAATATGTTTTCTCTTCCAAAACAACAATTGATTGAGCTTTTAAGAAAAAAATTTGGTAAAAAACAAGAAGTATTTGAACTTAATAAAGAGATTTTCGAAGCAGGCTATGATTTTGTCAGTAATACGGAGGACATTCCTTCGTTTTCAATACCCAAAACAAATCTTGCACCTGGTAAGTACAGAAATATTACTGGAAATCAAGCTACTGCATGGGGACTTATGGCTGCAGCAGAAAAAGCTAAATTGCAATTATTCCTTGGTTCTTACCCCATTACTCCCGCTACTGAAATACTCATGGAGCTTTCTTTACACAGGGAACTTGGCGTAAAAACTTTTCAAGCCGAAGACGAAATTGCAGGAATCACATCAGCCATTGGTGCTAGTTTTGCTGGTGCTCTTGGTGTAACAACAACGAGTGGACCTGGATTATCTCTTAAATCCGAAGCCATGGGACTTGCCGTAATGGCCGAACTTCCTCTTGTTATTGTTGACGTACAAAGAGCTGGTCCCTCAACAGGAATGCCCACTAAAAGCGAGCAAGCGGATTTGCTTCAAGCACTATATGGCAGAAATGGTGAAGCTCCTCTCATGGTTATAGCTGCATCTTCTCCTGCTGATTGTTTCTATGCTGCTTTTGAAGCAGCTCGATTTGCTCTCGAACACATGACTCCCGTTATCTTGTTAACCGATGGTTACATTGGGTTTGGCAGTGAAGTCTTCAAAATTCCTAAGATGCAAGATCTCCCTGACATCCACCCGCCTTATGCAATTCCTAATACTACCTATTATCCTTATGAACGTGATCCTGAAACACTTGTTAGAAAATGGGCAATCCCAGGAATGGAAGGGCTCAGGCATCGTATTGGTGGACTCGAAAAAACCGACATCTATGGAGAAGTATCGACCGATCCATTAAACCACGAAAAAATGGTGATATACCGCGAAGAAAAAATTAAACGAATTGTCAAACGCTTGCCAACCCAACAACTCTATGGCGATGCTGATGGAGACCTTCTTGTCATCAGTTGGGGGGGCACCTTCGGTCAAGTCAGACAAGCAATAGAAGAACTTCTAAAAGATGGTATAGCTGTAGCACACGCTCACTTCAGATACATTCATCCACTTCCACCAGGAACCCAAGAAATACTAAGCTTGTTTAAAGATAAAAAAATTGTTGTCGCTGAGCTCAACCGCGGTCAATTCGCGAGGTATTTACAAGCTATGTTTGAAAATGTAAGCTTATTGAGATATAATAAGGTACAAGGACAACCATTTACCGTATCAGAATTAGTTCAATATTTTAAAAGTGTTTTAAATTAAGAACATCATGAAAGGATATATTCGTAATACCATAGAAAAATCACCCGTACCTTTAACAAAAGAAGATTTTGTTAGTAATCAAATGGTACGGTGGTGCCCAGGTTGTGGTAATTATGCTATACTCAGCGCTGTTTTAAAGGTATTGCCAGAAATAGGATATAAAAAAGAAAAATACGTCTTTGTTTCAGGAATTGGATGTAGTTCCCGCTTTCCATATTATGTCAATACCTATGGTTTTCATGGTATTCATGGTCGTGCTTTTGCCATTGCTTCCGGAATTAAAATTGCCAATCCTGGTTTGAGTGTTTGGATAGCTACCGGTGATGGTGATGCTCTTGCCATAGGAGGTAATCATTTCATCCATATTATTAGAAGAAATTTAGACGTAAATATTCTTCTCTTTAATAATCAGATATACGGGCTAACGAAAGGACAATACTCTCCTACCTCACCACTTGGTGCAAAAACAAAAACTTCACCTTATGGAACTATCGAACATCCTTTTAATGTCGGAGAACTGGTGATTGGTGCTGAAGGTACTTTTTTTGCTCGTGGACTTGATAAGATGCCTAATGTACTTACAGATATTCTCTATGAAGCAGCCAAGCATGATGGAACTTCTGTGGTAGAAATTTTACAAAACTGCGTTATATTTAATGATGGTGCTTATGATCACCTAACCGCTAAAGAGGTAAGAGATGATCGTATTGCAATTGTTAAGCATGGCGAACCCATTATTTTTGGAAAAAAGCACGACAAAGGAATCCGCTTAAATGGTCGCCAATTAGAAGTGGTAACCATAGGTGAAAATGGCATAACCAAGGACGACATTCTTGTGCATGATCAATATCAAGTTGATCCAGGAATTCATCTGATGCTTGCAAAAATGACAAATCCAATCATCTTAGGTGTTATTCGTTCTGCACCTGCTCCAAC
It contains:
- a CDS encoding deaminase; the protein is MIIIGITGTLGSGKGTIVDYLIREKNFKHFSVRKFLTQEIQKRGLPLNRDSMVIVANKLRQTHHPAYIIEQLFNMAVKNNQNAVIESIRTPAEIDFLKSKGGFFLLAIDADPKIRYQRILQRGSETDQVDFKTFIENENREIENVEPFQQNILKCMEAADFFLDNNGTFQQLYDQIEYVLEEIEKRMKAQKTGIPYQRPSWDEYFMEIANTVAKRATCDRGRSGCVVVKDKRILVTGYVGSPVGLPHCDEVGHLFKKMIHEDGHISTHCVRTVHAEQNAITQAARFGIPLEGSTMYVKMTPCRTCAMLIINSGIKRVVCEYRYHDSKDTETMFKQAGIELFYFNDEILRYENQ
- a CDS encoding 2-oxoacid:ferredoxin oxidoreductase subunit beta, giving the protein MKGYIRNTIEKSPVPLTKEDFVSNQMVRWCPGCGNYAILSAVLKVLPEIGYKKEKYVFVSGIGCSSRFPYYVNTYGFHGIHGRAFAIASGIKIANPGLSVWIATGDGDALAIGGNHFIHIIRRNLDVNILLFNNQIYGLTKGQYSPTSPLGAKTKTSPYGTIEHPFNVGELVIGAEGTFFARGLDKMPNVLTDILYEAAKHDGTSVVEILQNCVIFNDGAYDHLTAKEVRDDRIAIVKHGEPIIFGKKHDKGIRLNGRQLEVVTIGENGITKDDILVHDQYQVDPGIHLMLAKMTNPIILGVIRSAPAPTYDDLMEEQIQQVKEKSNIKCMDDLLNSGDIWEIPS
- a CDS encoding 2-oxoacid:acceptor oxidoreductase subunit alpha, which codes for MNEKTPTLIQDIVVKFVGDSGDGMQLLGTIFSEAISLAGEDLATFPDFPAEVRAPRNTIAGVSGYQIHFGQRKIFSPGDQVDILVCFNPASLKANLKVAKPGATIIVDETTFVEELLEKVGYTSNPLYDGSLNNYHVLHYPISGMAIQIAIEKGYDKKTGERSKNIFVLGMIANMFSLPKQQLIELLRKKFGKKQEVFELNKEIFEAGYDFVSNTEDIPSFSIPKTNLAPGKYRNITGNQATAWGLMAAAEKAKLQLFLGSYPITPATEILMELSLHRELGVKTFQAEDEIAGITSAIGASFAGALGVTTTSGPGLSLKSEAMGLAVMAELPLVIVDVQRAGPSTGMPTKSEQADLLQALYGRNGEAPLMVIAASSPADCFYAAFEAARFALEHMTPVILLTDGYIGFGSEVFKIPKMQDLPDIHPPYAIPNTTYYPYERDPETLVRKWAIPGMEGLRHRIGGLEKTDIYGEVSTDPLNHEKMVIYREEKIKRIVKRLPTQQLYGDADGDLLVISWGGTFGQVRQAIEELLKDGIAVAHAHFRYIHPLPPGTQEILSLFKDKKIVVAELNRGQFARYLQAMFENVSLLRYNKVQGQPFTVSELVQYFKSVLN